A part of Pseudomonadota bacterium genomic DNA contains:
- a CDS encoding ATP-grasp domain-containing protein, with protein MPPAERPSTGRPIVVVAQSGRALARSAGRAGIPVHVLDLYADRDTSVLARLVSRIGSIVSGFRADRLLDRLHRIEAREGIDGIVAGSGFEERIDLLEAMARVGRLLGNPPEVVRRAKDPIGFFALLTRLGVPHPETVTEAPPGPPGEGAGWLCKRIGGAGGAHVRPAEACCPAGHYLQRQVSGRPHSVVFLADGRHAAIVGYNEIRVQGGTGAARFRYTGAVTVSDPLNAPAIGDALQALVPALGLVGLCGLDFMLDRDGRYSVLEVNPRPTGTFELYEDLGVEGPGLFQMHLAACEGRLPRTVRVLGAGIAAQEVLWASETFAIPDDLQWPDWARDRPAAGTLLQSGEPICTLHARAAERKAVDRLLSDRRAKLCAVLGWPQAA; from the coding sequence ATGCCGCCGGCTGAGAGGCCCTCTACCGGCCGACCGATCGTCGTCGTGGCCCAGAGCGGACGGGCCTTGGCGCGTTCGGCGGGACGGGCGGGGATCCCGGTGCATGTCCTCGACCTCTATGCCGACCGGGACACCTCTGTCCTGGCCCGATTGGTGTCCCGGATCGGTTCGATCGTCAGCGGGTTTCGCGCGGACCGCTTGCTCGACCGCCTGCATCGAATCGAAGCCCGAGAGGGGATCGACGGCATCGTAGCGGGGAGCGGCTTCGAGGAGCGCATCGATCTGCTCGAAGCGATGGCGCGCGTCGGCCGGCTCCTCGGCAACCCGCCCGAGGTCGTGCGGCGCGCCAAGGACCCTATTGGCTTCTTCGCGCTCCTCACCCGCCTCGGGGTCCCGCACCCGGAAACGGTGACGGAGGCGCCGCCAGGACCGCCAGGCGAAGGCGCGGGCTGGCTTTGCAAGCGTATCGGCGGGGCGGGCGGCGCACATGTCCGGCCGGCCGAGGCATGCTGCCCGGCCGGTCATTATCTACAACGCCAGGTGTCCGGCCGGCCACATTCGGTCGTGTTCCTAGCGGACGGCCGGCACGCCGCGATCGTCGGATACAACGAGATCCGGGTCCAGGGCGGGACGGGCGCCGCGCGTTTCCGCTACACGGGCGCCGTGACCGTTTCGGACCCGCTCAACGCCCCCGCAATCGGAGACGCGCTCCAAGCACTGGTCCCGGCCCTCGGGCTCGTCGGGCTCTGCGGGCTGGATTTCATGCTCGACCGGGACGGGCGGTACTCGGTGCTGGAAGTCAATCCGCGCCCGACCGGGACCTTCGAGCTTTACGAGGACTTGGGTGTGGAGGGGCCGGGCCTGTTTCAGATGCACCTCGCTGCCTGCGAGGGCCGGTTGCCTCGCACGGTTCGGGTACTCGGCGCAGGGATCGCGGCGCAAGAGGTGCTCTGGGCATCCGAGACGTTCGCGATCCCGGACGATCTCCAATGGCCCGACTGGGCACGAGATCGTCCCGCGGCCGGGACCCTCCTCCAGTCCGGCGAGCCGATCTGCACACTGCATGCGCGCGCGGCAGAGCGAAAGGCCGTGGATCGCCTCTTGTCGGACCGGCGAGCCAAACTCTGCGCGGTGCTCGGGTGGCCGCAAGCGGCATAG
- a CDS encoding methylenetetrahydromethanopterin dehydrogenase, which produces MKDPYLLHMFNSTKNVSPFDVNMAYEADFDGVIPYADVTLDDIHGLTQDTIFSRGPTGVKRTGIFIGGRDFGLALDMLEEARKAMVPPFEVSVFADPSGAITTAAALMACVEVWLRRKGAGGLAGRNIYLLGGTGPVGLCAGVIGARAGAHMYLASTRGAEAALKAGAPYHMRYGVEMRGADSSGDAAIRAFLAHADVVVGAAKAGTQVLSSAQLAEAPRLLVAADVNAVPPAGIEGVGVQDMGKELPSTPARAAGIGALAIGNVKYKVHYRLFQMMIEAPKPVYLDHTQAFAVAREYAAG; this is translated from the coding sequence ATGAAAGACCCTTACCTCTTGCACATGTTCAATTCCACCAAGAACGTGAGCCCCTTCGACGTCAACATGGCCTACGAGGCCGATTTCGACGGGGTCATCCCCTATGCGGACGTGACGCTCGATGACATCCACGGACTGACCCAGGACACTATCTTCTCGCGCGGGCCGACCGGGGTGAAGCGGACCGGGATCTTCATCGGCGGCCGCGATTTCGGGCTCGCCCTCGACATGCTGGAGGAGGCGCGCAAGGCGATGGTGCCGCCCTTCGAGGTCTCCGTGTTCGCCGATCCCAGCGGCGCCATCACGACCGCGGCGGCGCTCATGGCCTGCGTCGAGGTATGGCTCCGCAGGAAGGGCGCGGGCGGCCTCGCCGGACGCAACATCTACCTCTTAGGTGGCACCGGCCCGGTGGGGCTGTGCGCCGGGGTGATCGGGGCGCGGGCCGGGGCCCATATGTACCTGGCGAGCACCCGTGGTGCCGAGGCCGCCCTGAAGGCGGGGGCGCCCTACCACATGCGTTACGGGGTCGAGATGCGGGGCGCCGACAGCAGCGGCGATGCCGCCATACGCGCCTTCCTCGCGCACGCCGATGTGGTGGTCGGCGCGGCCAAGGCCGGTACCCAGGTGCTCTCTAGTGCCCAACTCGCCGAGGCGCCGCGGCTCCTGGTCGCGGCCGACGTCAACGCCGTGCCGCCCGCCGGGATCGAGGGCGTGGGCGTGCAGGACATGGGCAAGGAGCTACCATCGACCCCCGCCCGAGCGGCAGGGATCGGGGCGCTTGCCATCGGGAACGTCAAGTACAAGGTCCACTACCGGCTGTTCCAGATGATGATCGAGGCCCCGAAACCCGTGTACCTCGATCACACCCAGGCATTCGCCGTGGCACGGGAGTATGCCGCCGGCTGA
- a CDS encoding GHMP kinase, with amino-acid sequence MALDPNFTRPEHEATITIAAPARLHMGFLDMSGDLGRRFGGLGLALSEVRTRLSVQRAKGVSAEGPSSERAARSAATLLEVLGSGQGVRIHVHEAIPEHAGLGSGTQISLALGAALMRLFERDCHLPALAQATRRGLRSGIGIGAFESGGFVVDGGHGERTAIPPVIAQMPFPQDWRVIVILDRARQGLNGAAEVLAFKRLAPMTQETAGRLCRLLVMQVLPALAERDFVPFSTGIAAIQDTVGDHFASLQGGRYTSPAVAEALARLRAQGLRGVGQSSWGPTGFALCEDPAEAERLVRAARPRWADSLTFLVCTAQNRGAEVMVKRKAA; translated from the coding sequence GTGGCACTGGACCCCAACTTCACGCGCCCAGAGCACGAGGCGACGATCACGATTGCCGCCCCGGCGCGCCTGCACATGGGCTTCCTCGACATGAGCGGTGACCTCGGTCGGCGCTTCGGCGGGCTAGGCCTCGCCCTCTCGGAGGTGCGGACGCGGCTTTCAGTGCAGCGTGCCAAAGGGGTTTCCGCCGAAGGACCCTCGTCGGAGCGCGCCGCACGTTCTGCGGCGACGCTCTTGGAGGTCCTCGGGAGCGGGCAAGGGGTGCGGATCCACGTCCACGAGGCTATCCCCGAGCACGCCGGCCTCGGCTCGGGCACACAGATCTCGCTGGCCTTGGGCGCGGCGCTCATGCGCCTCTTCGAGCGCGACTGTCATCTTCCGGCATTGGCCCAGGCGACGCGCCGCGGGTTGCGCTCGGGGATCGGGATCGGGGCCTTCGAATCGGGGGGATTCGTGGTCGACGGGGGGCATGGCGAGCGCACCGCGATCCCGCCGGTGATCGCCCAGATGCCGTTCCCGCAGGACTGGCGCGTGATCGTGATCCTGGATCGCGCGCGCCAGGGCTTGAACGGCGCAGCCGAGGTCTTGGCCTTCAAGCGCCTCGCGCCCATGACACAAGAGACCGCGGGGCGGTTGTGCCGGCTCCTGGTGATGCAGGTCCTGCCGGCGCTCGCCGAGCGCGACTTCGTGCCCTTCAGCACCGGGATCGCCGCCATCCAGGACACGGTCGGGGATCACTTCGCGAGCCTGCAAGGGGGGCGGTATACGAGCCCGGCGGTCGCCGAGGCCCTCGCCCGGTTGCGCGCTCAGGGGCTCAGGGGCGTCGGGCAAAGCTCCTGGGGTCCCACGGGCTTCGCGCTCTGTGAGGACCCGGCAGAGGCCGAGCGCCTGGTGCGCGCGGCGCGCCCGAGATGGGCGGACTCACTCACCTTCCTCGTGTGCACGGCCCAGAACCGGGGCGCCGAGGTGATGGTGAAGCGCAAGGCGGCTTGA
- a CDS encoding formylmethanofuran dehydrogenase: MILIPGRSNKQGTSLNAGKLKHEYREVTSTVEMNQDDMARLCLKDGDAVRLSNTEGEAVVRCKGKKPSDLPSGMLFIAYGPPSSQLMGGDTAGSGMPISKNFEVQVERVDVP, from the coding sequence ATGATCCTGATCCCGGGCCGGTCCAACAAACAAGGCACGTCGCTCAATGCCGGCAAGCTCAAGCACGAATACCGGGAGGTCACCTCCACCGTCGAGATGAATCAGGACGACATGGCCCGCCTCTGTCTCAAGGACGGCGACGCCGTTCGGCTCAGCAACACAGAGGGCGAGGCCGTGGTCCGCTGCAAGGGCAAGAAACCGAGCGACTTGCCCTCCGGGATGCTGTTCATCGCCTACGGGCCACCCTCCAGTCAGCTCATGGGTGGCGATACGGCCGGGAGCGGCATGCCCATTTCCAAGAACTTCGAGGTGCAGGTGGAACGCGTGGATGTGCCTTGA
- a CDS encoding formylmethanofuran dehydrogenase subunit B — translation MNQNLRVVEHATCTFCGCVCDDMDLTVDLDAKRITKAKNACTLGRAWFAEHTIEDKPPARIDGRPATTAEAIEAAAQILVRARLPIIYGLSDTTCEAQRQAVAIADLMNGNIDTTTSVCHGPSGIAFQGVGESTATLGEIKNRADLVIYWGGNPAESHPRHFTRYAVTPKGMYIPNGRKDRYVVLADVRRTPSAPVADLFLLVKPSRDFELLWALRALVKGRAIDASIEETTGIPLATLENLVERMKSCRYGVLFFGMGLTMTRGRHFNSGAILALATDLNEYTHFVAKPVRGHGNVTGADNVVSWQTGYPFGVNFSRGYPRFNPGEFTTVDLLSRGEADAALIIASDPGSNFPKPAIEHLKRIPVIVLDAKDTDTTELARVAFRTATYGINTTGTVYRMDDVPITLRPAFDSPFPGDEEVLTALKDRLRELLNEKRGVGLRKAA, via the coding sequence ATGAATCAAAACCTCCGTGTCGTGGAGCACGCCACCTGCACCTTCTGCGGCTGCGTCTGCGACGACATGGATCTCACCGTCGACCTCGACGCCAAACGCATCACCAAGGCCAAGAACGCCTGTACCTTGGGCCGCGCCTGGTTCGCCGAGCACACCATCGAGGACAAACCGCCGGCCCGGATCGACGGCAGACCTGCCACCACCGCCGAGGCCATCGAGGCCGCCGCCCAGATACTGGTCCGGGCCCGGTTGCCCATCATCTACGGCCTCTCCGACACCACCTGCGAGGCCCAGCGCCAGGCGGTCGCCATCGCCGATCTGATGAACGGCAACATCGACACCACCACCTCGGTCTGCCACGGCCCCTCGGGCATCGCCTTCCAGGGCGTGGGCGAGAGCACCGCCACCTTGGGCGAGATCAAGAACCGCGCGGACCTCGTGATCTACTGGGGCGGCAATCCGGCCGAATCCCACCCGAGGCACTTCACGCGCTATGCCGTGACGCCGAAGGGCATGTACATCCCGAACGGACGGAAGGATCGTTACGTCGTCCTCGCCGATGTGCGCCGCACCCCGAGCGCCCCGGTCGCGGATCTCTTCCTGCTAGTCAAGCCGAGCCGGGACTTCGAGCTCTTGTGGGCACTGCGCGCCTTGGTGAAGGGCCGCGCGATCGATGCCTCGATCGAAGAGACCACCGGTATACCGCTCGCGACCTTGGAGAACTTGGTCGAGCGCATGAAGAGCTGCCGCTACGGGGTGCTGTTCTTCGGCATGGGGCTCACCATGACCCGCGGCCGGCACTTCAACTCGGGCGCCATCTTGGCGCTCGCGACCGATCTCAACGAGTACACCCACTTCGTCGCCAAGCCCGTGCGCGGCCACGGCAACGTCACCGGCGCCGACAACGTCGTGTCCTGGCAGACCGGCTATCCCTTCGGCGTGAATTTCAGCCGCGGCTATCCGCGCTTCAACCCGGGCGAGTTCACGACCGTGGACCTCCTCTCGCGCGGCGAGGCCGATGCCGCCCTCATCATCGCCAGCGATCCGGGCTCGAACTTCCCCAAACCGGCCATCGAGCACCTGAAGCGCATCCCGGTCATCGTGCTCGATGCCAAGGACACCGACACGACCGAGCTCGCGCGCGTCGCCTTTCGGACCGCGACCTACGGCATCAACACCACGGGCACGGTGTACCGCATGGACGATGTGCCCATCACCCTACGCCCGGCCTTCGATTCCCCGTTCCCGGGCGATGAAGAGGTCTTGACGGCCCTCAAAGACCGGTTACGCGAGCTCTTGAACGAGAAGCGCGGCGTCGGTCTGCGTAAGGCCGCCTGA